The Platichthys flesus chromosome 5, fPlaFle2.1, whole genome shotgun sequence genome contains the following window.
CCCTGACCCGctattaattattaaattaataatgtaTTAATGTGTGTAAATAGTTAGTCCCAAATAATACGAtcacacaaagcaaaaaaagggaaattatgaaacaaactgaaatatatTTCTTATAAAACAGCGTTAAACAATAATACATATTAATCATAAAAGAACAGAGACAAGTAAAAAGGGCCCGACTAAAATATACAATACTGTAGATAAATACATTTGGTACTTTTCTAAACAATGGATCATTTGTCTCATTCATCTATTCCCACTAACTTGTTCCTTCACTGTGTTCTCTGAAGcagctggggatcaaaccaggAACTTTCTGATTGTGAGACAATAGTTCTACCTCCTGAGTCATCCTGCCCATATAGCCTAATAGCCGATATATTTGTGTAAATTATAttcaattttattaatttaataataattgtaacattatgtattgtgttttcacagccaaCATTGCACATCCTGTATCATCTGTATATAACATAGGGACTGTTAGGTCCATAAATGAATTAAATCAGAAATGTATGTGATATTATCTCATaattaaatagataaataactTGAAATTGTCTACATAACAAGAAAGAAACCTTTTACTGtcattataatatttattatatattttgtttttattcgcGCAAAGCGATCAGGAGAGAATTCAGCGGAGGACATTATTTCCAGATGTTATAATAAAGACAACAGTCAATCACAGTTAGAAAACTTTGAGGTTAACTAGTTCAGGGAGAACAATGTCACAACAGTTATTATAGAAAAAGTCAATATAAAccagtgaaaatgtcaatgtAACTGGTCTGTGTATCTGCCCtctttgtggttttaaaagcaCTGTGCGTCTCAAACCACAGGACCAACTCGAATTTAGGTCAGCGGTCTTTACGTTCGCTTGAGGGCCTAAAATCTTCTGACCTAAATTTCGAACATTCAGAATTCGGAAACTATTTAAATTCTGTTTGCTGCTTGAACAAAGGTGTTGTGGTCTCcatcctctgtctgctgctgtgtgtatcCGTCCTTTCCATGGAACACGACTTGTGTTAAACATGTATCTTCCTCCTGAGAAACAATACGACAGTAAGAATAATTACTTTACTATTGTGCTGTTGTTTAGAACGTTATGTACAATTATGAAGAAATTGCAGCTAAAAGTGAAAGATAAAAGCTtgacaataatattaatacaaaagcTAATGTGGGTTACCTGCTTCTGTTTGTTCTGCTTCTCTGAACCTGAGGCTCTTTATCTGCAAAATTAATTATTAAGTAGCAGTCTTTCTAATCAATGTTATTTTGGAAAAAGATCAACAAAGATAGATTTTCCAAATCGACTGGACAAGACGTTTACAGAAAATATGAGAGGAAATTAGTgatgagatgaaaaaaaacttaAGAAGACCGCTGAGACATCACAGCAGGAAACCTACCTGATTTCTGACAGAAGTGGTGAACCaaaatgaaggagaggagagaggagagaatagCGACGGCTGGCGCCAACACCACCAGCCTCCAGGACGCAAAGCCACCGCTCGAGTTGCATCCACTGTGGTCATCCCTGGAATCTGGGATCAAACACAAATTCATGaacacttttttttctgcttcaacTTCTTTCATCTTATCCTTGAAGAGTCATTGGGGACTGGGGCCACTCCCAGCTGGAGGCCGACATCCAGAGACATTTACACCTACGGTCAATTTAGAATCACTAATTATCAACGTTGACTGTGGGAGAAAGCCAGAGCACTATGGGGGAATTAGGCCTTGTGTCAATATTGGGGACAAAAAAATTCAGATACTATACATTGGGCATAGTACCGAAATTTGGAAATAATTTCTCAAGGTGTCGTTCTCAAACCATTTACACAAAGACAAGTAATTGtaacttgatattttacagtttaacaatTAATTTTAATCACAACTAATGATAAgtacaaattaaatacaaatacaaccaaatgtATAGAACTTGAATTCAGACAACAAGTTGAATTTTTTGGGCACATCTTTTTTactgtgtttattctgtttgttCCTTTGCATAAAGCTGTTTTCTGGTTTCTCATATTCATTAAAAgaccaaatgaaaaatgttcaaaaaactcaaacaaaagCAGTCTCTGATTTGTAGGATTTGTCAAATTTCATTAGAATGAATATGATAGAAAAGCTACATGCCGTGCTACATAGCAAAGTCAGACCACAATACATACTCAGTAGGATCCTTGTTGTCACTTTGCCGTAACTTTGAAAATATTTGGGGACGATCCTTTCCGTGTCCACCACCTTCATCTCCTCATTGCCACAGTAGTAAAGCCCCTCATCAGACTCGGTGACGTTAATGATCAGCAGGTCAAAGGAGTTAGAAGTAAAGTTCTtcaaaaactgaaaatcaacCAAATAATTAGGTTTTGCTTTAAGAACGAGAGTGGGCTGGTTCTCGTGCGAACAGTTCCTGTACCACACGATGTAAACCCCGGTGGACAGTTTGCAGTCACAGTAGACGGTGACGTTGTCTCCTCGTCTGACCGTCACCTCTGACAGAGATCCAGTAATTTCATGGCGACTGCAGgaaacaactcctgaattacaaaaagaaaaggtaaCAAAACACATAAtaccagtgaaaacatcatggatgtaaaaaacatacatttcactTCACAGCAGTAAATAACTACCTGAGAGAATGATGAGAACAATTTGGCGCCCATCCATGTCTGGAGATGACCGGAGTTGAAAAACAGCAAAGAGACTGCACTGCAGATATATAACCTGTACGGACTTTTCCTTTAAAGGCAATGTCCGTGGTGATTGGCTCGTTGAATGGAAACTTATTTACTGTgcggtttccttttttttttctttcttcttttgttttgtctaaggcaggggtgtccaaactacggcccattactttttttttttaaactaacaatttagtagcacttaaatttACTTATAGAACTTTGTATTTTTGCTTAACCGTCGAAGAAATTGTACTTACTGGactcttgttgttctgggtttttattaatttatggttctccaagggttgcgcgtgttgcaaaccaattagagacgccttctttgtgtgtggcagtcgtcgactgtttatttacatcgccactgtgGCTCCTCATAGCCTCTTTCTatcggacaaatccgccagtaaatgacgggttatacaagtggtcatactctCAGATCTCTTATGCCAAACACCttttatttggtccatattcgtttttctaaatcttccgtggtctctgccggtattatggggcatgaaactggaaatgTGACTCCGAAAAGGATgcagttagcagaccaatcacagccttgcgggctgcgtgaggcttgtgtagctttgtcgtatagtcAGAAAAATTGGGCGATGCACGGAGCACGCAAGAAGGGGTAGGCAAGCACACAAGAGGCACGCAAGGGGCTCTTGTGTGCTTGCGTGtccctgaaaacacagaagcatgcgccggcctttccAGTTTAGACGCTAGGTGTTGCccaactcacccctgacctgccagctgtccctaAGAACGCCGCCAAGCCACCGTTCTGCCTTAGTCTGTACTTAAAGGTATCTGACTGCACATATCTCCTCCCTGTATACCTGCCTTCTTCCCAAGGAGGTGAAATATCCAACACCAAAATGAACTGCTCAGTCTATTTTAGTTacacatggaaaaaaaactaaaccgCTGACAGATCTGCAAAAATAATGCAAAGATATGAGGAGGGACTTACTCTGACCCGATCACCTCATGCAGCCTGTGCATCGTAGGTTTGCCAAGAACACAGACTATTTTACTctggaggagaacaggaggtcacatgttcacagtgttttttatgtatttttttacttctttcGGGGAAAATCAAAGTCCAAATAGAAACAGGAAGCTGCCGGATATCCcatacacattcacaacaacacatcaaaGGGGCATTTGATTCACCAGTGAGTTCTACCAACGCATCATACACAGTGGACTCTTATGCAGAGCTTCTCTAAGTGATAGAGGTCAACAAAGCTTTGTGTGGttttctgctgttgttgccCTTAAAGTGAATCATTTCAcattcattgaaaaaaaaccAGAACATTCTCACAATGACAGAAACGATCAACCTCCCGCCTGTTAACTAAATCTAATGCATAGTCACTGCATTTCAAGAAAATATATTCAAGACCTTTATGAGACCAAAATGAATGGATTTTAAGACCTATGTCAAGTACAACAGATAAGAAGGTATATCAGGGTCCAAGAATTACTTCCACTTGCCCATAATTGAAGATAAGGTGACGTAACATCAGTAGAGTAGAAGGGAATAACACCAAACCCCACGTTGTCTCACAaactacaggcagagacagtaAGTATCC
Protein-coding sequences here:
- the LOC133954202 gene encoding uncharacterized protein LOC133954202 isoform X2 gives rise to the protein MDGRQIVLIILSGVVSCSRHEITGSLSEVTVRRGDNVTVYCDCKLSTGVYIVWYRNCSHENQPTLVLKAKPNYLVDFQFLKNFTSNSFDLLIINVTESDEGLYYCGNEEMKVVDTERIVPKYFQSYGKVTTRILLNSRDDHSGCNSSGGFASWRLVVLAPAVAILSSLLSFILVHHFCQKSDKEPQVQRSRTNRSRRKIHV
- the LOC133954202 gene encoding uncharacterized protein LOC133954202 isoform X1 — encoded protein: MYVFYIHDVFTGIMCFVTFSFCNSGVVSCSRHEITGSLSEVTVRRGDNVTVYCDCKLSTGVYIVWYRNCSHENQPTLVLKAKPNYLVDFQFLKNFTSNSFDLLIINVTESDEGLYYCGNEEMKVVDTERIVPKYFQSYGKVTTRILLNSRDDHSGCNSSGGFASWRLVVLAPAVAILSSLLSFILVHHFCQKSDKEPQVQRSRTNRSRRKIHV